actcagcgggtgcagcagcatctatggagcgaaggaaataggcgacgtttcgggccgaaaccctgggtctttgatgattttggctttttgaggcatcgactctggtaaatcccttcgatggtggggaggtcaaagtcggtgatggactgggcagtggttacaacctTTTGTAATctattccgctcctggacgttcaagttgccgaaccaggccacgatgcaacgagtcagtatgctctctactgtgcacctgtagaagttttggagaatcctctttgacatgccgaatctccataatcttctcaggaagtagagtcactgatgtgccttctttataattgcatcggtgtgctgggtccaggaaagatcttcggaaatatgcacacccaagaatttgatgtttttgaccctctccattgatgtgaacaggattgtgaatcacgggcaggcagaggagattagtttaacttggcatcatgtttggcatggacattgtgggctgagggcctgttcctgtgctgtactgttctacagagtcatacagtacagaaacaggcccttcagcccaaagctgaccaagaagccccatctatactagtcccaccttcccacatttggcccatatccttccaaacatttcctaaccatgtacctgtccaagtgtcttttaagtgcGATGATAATACTTgcttgaactacctcctctggcagctcattccatatacccaccaccctttgtgtgaaaaaggttgctcctcaggtttctattaaaccaTTTCCCTCTCAGCTTAATCTATGACATCTGGTCCttaattctcctactctgggtaaaaaactatgcctgcaccttatctattcccctcatgatgttatacacctctataagatcaccgatccttctgctcaacctctccttatagctcaggccctcgtatcctggcaatatcctcgtaaattttctctataacctttccagctcaacaacatctttcctatatcatggtgcccaaaactgaactccAATACTCCAAATCCGACCTCAACAATGTCAtgtacaactgtgacataacAACCTTACTTATGTACATAACATCACAACTATTATAtggcattggtttattactgTAACATCTACTGACatacagtgaaaacttttgtttgtgtgctatccagtcaaatcgtactctagatggacacagagtgtttggagtaactcggtgggtcaggcagcatctgtggagaacatgaacacagagtgctggagtaactcagcgggtcagtcagcatctctggtgaacatggacacagagtgctggagtaactcagtgggtcagtcagcatctctggtgaacatggacacagagtgctggagtaactcagcgggtcagtcagcatctctggtgaacatggacacagagtgctggagtaactcagtggtcaggcataccaataaaaagcaacaagacatacaaaatacattttaacataaacatctaccacagtgactcctccccattcctcactgtgatggaaggcgaaaaaataaagttcaatctcttcccttctttgttctcccgcggtcgggggcctcgagccttccgtcgacgggacgatcttggctcccgtagccggtggtcaGGCACTCTGCGTCAGGGCGATCAATCTCCTACATCGTGGTGATCgaccccggctcggggctggtcgaaaccttatgtgactttggagcttcctgacatcagtctctacccgagactgatgtcaggaagaGACATCATCTCCTTGATGGTGAAATCCACAGGCCGCAGTTGGCACGTCGATCCCAGACAAGGGATCACAGGCTTcgttggtaagtccacgtccccgcggtggggctcaaagtcagtcccgagcaaggccaccagctccaagatgttaggccgcagagcgaccggagatacgatccggaaaacaatcgcatctccggcaaggaaagagattgaaaacaagtttctcccgaccccctcccccacacataaaacaaacctgagAACATTAACActaactttttaaaacacactgaaaataacaaaaaagacgaaaagacagtgttggcgaggctgccatcgctgacagcACCACCCAATGAGGCTGTTCCAAGCTCAAGCTGAAGTTGTATCTCTATCCTGAGTGTTAGTCCATTGCTGATCTTACCTCCACCGCAAGCAGTAAAACAGCAAGACGGCGAGCCCACTGAGCGACAGTCCGATCCCAATCCCCACCGCAATGTACAGGTAGCGTTCCGACTTCTCCAGTGTGCGTGTTGACAATGGTGCATATTGACACCGTGACCCCGAGTATCCCGGATGACAGCTGCAGAGAAAAACCCGTCAAACATTACCCCACGCAATCTCTACAAAGCTTGCTCCCTCTAAATACACCTGTTCAGATTATTTTGCAGGTAAGGCTTCAGCTGCACGTTTAGGCTCaatattgacacgtgtaccgaggtccagtgaaaaactttgttttgcatgctagcgtagaacatagaacagtgcagcacagaaacagacccatgAGATGGTGAAGAAGCCGTTTGATGCTTATCTTCATTGAGAAGGGAATTGACTACGaaagcattcaagagagagttagatttaactcttagggcgaacggaatcaaaggatatggggagaaagcaggaacgtggtactgattttggatgatcagccatgatcatattgaattgtgatgctggctcgaagggccgaatggcctactcctgcacctattttctatgtttctaaaaactgGGACATCataatgcagctgtacaagtcttTGGTGAAACCACACAACATCTTAGCACCACTGGattgggcaacatctctggccaacatggataggtgacatttcagatcgagacttcttcagaataAAGGCTCTAATAGTTCAGGTATATTATtgtacaggtacagtgaaaagctttgttttgcatgctgtccaatcagacatgataacactatacataaatacaatcacgacaaactccagtacaataggtagagcaaaggggaagatacagagtgcagaatatagttctcagcattgtagcgcatcagttccagagacaaagtccaatgtccgcaatggggtagaggtgaatcggacagcttatggaagggccgttcagaagccggataacagaggggaagtagctgttcctgagtctggtggtgcgcgctttcaagcttctgtaccttctgccggatggaaatttttgattatgtattgtattatctgatctgattgaatagtgtgcaaaactgtacctcggtacatgtgatgataatacGTATTAGTATCTGAAGAAAGTTTGGAATGGCACTCAGTAAAAtccttgaggaactcagcgggtcaggcagcatcaatggaggaaaGGTTTTCCTGCTGCGtgacctgatgagttcctccagcactttggttttgtTCATGTTTATAAGTCATAGGAGCtggattaggccgttcggcccatcgtctactctgccattcaatcatggctgatctatctctccctctcaaccccattctcctgccttctccccataacctttgacagccgtactaatcaagaatccgccatctccgcttttaaaatacccattgacggctccacagccgtctgtggcaatgaattccacagattcaccaccctctagctaaagaaattcctcctcttctcctttctaaaggtacatccttttattccgaggaagttccaggtttccagcatctgcagttacttgtgtctcaATAAAATCCTCTTCAGAACACAACATGGATTCTAGCCTTTGACGATTATATAAGTTCTGGAGGAATGGTTGTTTTTAAAAACAACGACTTCATTTATGTGGCAACTTTAATGCCATGCAAGGTATTCCCGAGCGTCTTTTACGCTGATGTTATCAACCAAAACATAAAACATAGCCACGCTGGGATTAATGAGATGGACCGattgtgtagaaacaaagaactgcagatgctggtttaaacaaaaggacacaatgctggagtaactcagcaggtcaagcaccatctctggagaacatgaacatgaataggtgatgtttcaggtcaggaccctttctcagactgatgATCAGACtgaataatcagtctgaagaagggtctcgacccgaaatatcacctctccagagatgctgcctgaactgctgtgtTCCTCGAGGATGTTATTTAGTCTGGTTCCAAATGCTCTCCAGATACTAATACTTTGGGTTTagatttattactgtcatgtgtacctgaatgcacatagtctttgacccagcgtgggggaatcaagaaccaaaggacataggtttaaggtgaggggggaaagatttaataggaacctgaggggaaagtttttcacacagagggtggtgggtgtgtggaacattactaaaggaggtagttgaggcagggattataacaacagttaaaatatatttgtacaggtacatggataggaaaggtttataaggatgtgggccaaatgcaggcaggtgggactggtgtagatgggacttgttggtcggcgtggacaagttgggccgaagggcatgtttccacactgtatcgctctatgatagCGCTCACtgatagcttttcactgtgccttagtacatgtgagaataaactgaactaaactaaactaactgtgaGCACCAAAGAATTATCAACTCTCTCTCTgtcgctatctatctatctatctatctatctatctatctatctatctatctatctatctatctatctatctatctatctatctatctatctatctatctatctatctatctatctatctacctacctacctacctacctacctacctacctacctacctacctacctatctatctatctatctatctatctatctatctatctatctatctatctatctatctatctatctctcactctcccattccctccctcgctccctctcccgAGCATAACAGAGGCCACATAACTTACATGCAGATACGATATTTGATGACCAGTTCGGAGTCTTCGTGATATTGACAAATGCCGTTCATACAATAATCTTGGTCACTTTGAAGACAGGACGCTTTCGACCTCAGCGCCATGAGGCGACCGGAACTTCCTGCCAAACAGAGAAACTTCAGCTTCGGGCAACAGGGATAATTCTGCAGACACAACCTTGACACAAACACCACTTTAAGAGAAAGATCTGATGTTTCTCCAGATCTGAGatagagtttgagtttagtttattgtcacgtgtaccgaggtacagtgaaaaactttttgttgcatgctatccagtcagcggaaagacaatacatgattacaatcaagccgtccacagtgtacagatacaggataaagagtcaatagacaatagacaataggtgcaggaggaggccattcgcccctttgagccagcaccgccattcactgagatcatggctgatcatccacaatcagaaccccgttcctgccttctccccatatcccttgactccgctatcttcaaggccctgtcccactatggcgaccttattggcgagtttaggagagtctgtgctcgccacaagctcgcagcatggtcgacacgtggtctctggtaagtctccttcaaggtggagaggagttcccacatggtgattactactcgcggcctcagtttggtcaacaagctgaaaaattttctgcgagtaaaaattggtcggcagggagaaaatcgatacttttgaactcatagtgcaATGGTAGTTGGGTCGCCATGTcggtgtaggtagtcgaggtagccgtaggtaatctcctttgctgaccgggcattttaattggctcattggggaaaaaaacatatgcacgagttttcagaaccaaggaaaaccgaccggtaatgttaaatgcccgctaaacttcacagctgtgtatcactTGGCTTATTAaaggttgtctggcttcttaaaagtgtccccgCTCCTTCTCCGCCCAtctcccctcttcaccccccttcaacccccccccccccccgctcttttaaaggacttaccgtacactgtgccagccgtctttaaccttcctgatcATCACAGGTATCACCTtgactttgcaccatgtgaatttcagacagcgctcccccgtttTCCCTGGACCCTGCCTTTgccatgtatttgtgtgtgttgagcgctgacggtcgatccagctcgctgtttttcaggcgagtgtgaAGTTCGCAaacagtttgctgaaaagtcgcatatgtgggaaaggcccttcaagagctctatctaactctttcttgaaagcatccaaagaatcggcctccactgccttagaggcagagaactccacagattcacaactctctgtgtgaaatttattttcctcatctccgttctaaatggccccttattcgtaaactgtggcccctggttctggactcctcccaacatcaggaactgcctccagcgtgtccaatcccttaataatcttatatgtttcatccttctaaattccagtgtaaacaagcccagtcgctccattctttcaacatatgacagtccgggaattaacctagtgaacctacgctgcactccctcaatagcaagaatgtccttcctcaaatttggagaccaaaactgcacacaatactccagatgtggtctcactcgggccctgtacaactgcattatgGAGCTGGatgacacagaaacaggcccttcagcccacctagttcaCATCTCCCAAGTTGGCTCCTGaccatgtctgtacggagtttgcatgttttccctgtgaacaagtgggtttcctccgggtgctctggtttcctcccacactccaaagacgtgcaggtttgtaggttaattggcttctgtaaattgtaaattgtccctcgtttaTAGAATAgtatagaataataataataataataatggatgggatttatgtagcgcctttctaatactcaaggcgctttacatcgcattattcattcactcctcagtcacactcggtggtggtaagctacttctgtagccacagctgccctggggcagactgacggaagcgtggctgccaatctgcgcctacggcccctccgaccaccaccaatcactcacacccgttcacacacattcacacacaggcaaaggtgggtaatagtgaaaggcttgtgtagagtggatgtggagaggatgtttccactagtgggagagtctaggactagaggccatagcctcagaattaaaggacgttctgtttggaaggagatgaggtgaaatttctttagtcagagggaggtgtatctgtagaattattttccttagacggctgtggaggcgaagtcagtggatatgtttaaggtagagatagatagatttttgattagtacgggtgtcagaggatatgggaagaaggcagaagaatggggtaaggagttagagatagatcagccatgattgaatggcggagtagactggatgggccaaatggcttaattctgctcctatcacttatgatcttatgatagcgctagtgtacggggtgatcactggtcggcgcggactcggtgggccgatggtcctgtttccacactgtatctctaaagtctgcatATTTTGCTACAAGTGCTGGTCCCTTTTACTCTGGTGTTCCTGTGGTTTCAGGGAGGTGATGCACTGAAGCAACCTCACCACTGGCCAGCTGATACTGACAGCTGCGGCTGCAAATACACTGCTAGGGGATTCCTGGGGATACACTGCTAGGGGATTCATGAGACGTGTTACAGCAGCAACCTGCCACACGTATGAGGCGGCTCTCTAACCCATCACACATTCCAACCACGACTGGGCTCAGACCCAAGGCAAACATCTCACTGTGTGTCAGATGCACAGAACAGCTGCAACGGTGAAGATGTCTGTGTAGATGGTCAACAATGAACAGGCTGGAAGAGCTGCCCTTTATTGTATCTCTCCATTGGTCAGCTCCTTGGTCTACGAGAtgttctgtctctgtctctgtctgcacCCCACTTGCCAAAGTGACGTTGGATGGATCAGTCGAGGCAATTCTTTCTTGTCACCTCAAAGTAAACCCTCGCGCTTGGTGGCACAAGGAGGATGTGGCTCGCTGCAGGCAGTTCCACCACGGCCACTCCGCTGGACTCCCCACCAAACACGGAGCccggtccatcaccggctctcacctccccaccatcgcaggGATTTACCAAAgttactgcctcaaaaaggcagccagcatcagagacccacaccaccctggccacacactcaggtCACCTCTGCTATCgagaggaaggtacaggagcccgaaaactgtaacatccaggttcaggaacagcttcttccctattgTCATCAGGCTATTGccacgacaacctcaaataagctctgaactagactattattattattgcactattattgtttgtcgtgtgtgtgtatgtatgtgtgcgtgtatatatatatatatgaaatctatatatatatactggtatgtgtatttgtgagtatgtgtgtatttgtgagtatgtgtgtattctctcttgttcattatattgtttacagtgtaccatgtttacatattctgttgtgc
The sequence above is a segment of the Amblyraja radiata isolate CabotCenter1 chromosome 1, sAmbRad1.1.pri, whole genome shotgun sequence genome. Coding sequences within it:
- the LOC116972501 gene encoding epigen-like encodes the protein MESVASVYIFSVLALAAAVSDPTLTPGPVTRPTVIAPHNQSRVQETHHGSSGRLMALRSKASCLQSDQDYCMNGICQYHEDSELVIKYRICICHPGYSGSRCQYAPLSTRTLEKSERYLYIAVGIGIGLSLSGLAVLLFYCLRWRAQKRKMRYGACPRQANV